The region GACGGTGAGCAACATGGACTCGTGCCAGCGTTGATCGCCGGCCACGGTGGTTGCCAAACGCAGATTTTGGACAGCAAGGATGAATGACTTCACGGTCATCAGCGCGGTCAGTCAAAGCCTACTTGACGTGTTGAAAGCCGGCATCACGGCCAGCGCCGAGCCGCAGTTGACCGGCGTGCCCGTGTACCTGCTCTCTCCCAAAGAGATGCGGCAGAGCCTAAGCAACAAGACCGGCGTATCGTTGTGGCTGTACCGAATTGGGCGCAATGCAGACCTGCTGAATGCGCCGCCACGCCGCATCTCGCCGACGCAGGTCTCGCACTACCCGGTGCCGCTCGATCTGCATTTCCTGGTGACGCCGCTCATGCAGAAGCCGGAAGACGAGCAGGCGTTGCTGGGGCGCGTGGTGCAGTTGTTCAGCGACAGCGCCATCCTGCGCGGCGCGGCGCTGCGAGGCGCACTGGCCGGCAGCGGCGAGGAGTTTCGGCTCATGCTCGAAACCCTAAGCCTGGAGGAACTGACCCGCGTCTGGGCGGCATTAATGGA is a window of Chloroflexota bacterium DNA encoding:
- a CDS encoding DUF4255 domain-containing protein encodes the protein MNDFTVISAVSQSLLDVLKAGITASAEPQLTGVPVYLLSPKEMRQSLSNKTGVSLWLYRIGRNADLLNAPPRRISPTQVSHYPVPLDLHFLVTPLMQKPEDEQALLGRVVQLFSDSAILRGAALRGALAGSGEEFRLMLETLSLEELTRVWAALMESYQLSLSYQVQLVTVDSPRPSIQESPVLTRETQVTQILTVS